In one Candidatus Rhabdochlamydia sp. T3358 genomic region, the following are encoded:
- the recR gene encoding recombination mediator RecR → MLKYPKHLQQLIHLFKKFPGVGNRTAERFAFQVFNWPLEDVLHFSATLSELNQKVAFCPECSCLAEENYCHFCHLPNRNTSQLCLIASVKDAYALEEMGMYQGLYHVLGSLLSPIEGKNVDCLPMEKIKQRVKNHLVKEVIIALDSTLEGEATALYIKEQLASDVHISRLAFGLPIGSCLDFVDGGTLARSFTGRHSF, encoded by the coding sequence ATGCTTAAATACCCTAAGCACCTTCAGCAGCTAATTCATTTATTTAAAAAGTTTCCAGGCGTAGGCAATAGGACAGCTGAGAGGTTTGCTTTTCAAGTATTTAATTGGCCTTTAGAAGATGTGCTACATTTTTCTGCTACTCTTTCTGAGTTAAATCAAAAGGTTGCCTTTTGTCCCGAATGCTCTTGCTTAGCAGAGGAAAACTACTGTCATTTTTGTCATTTACCCAATCGCAATACGTCTCAGCTTTGTTTAATTGCCTCTGTAAAAGACGCTTATGCCCTAGAAGAAATGGGGATGTACCAAGGGTTATATCATGTATTAGGGTCATTACTCTCCCCCATTGAAGGGAAAAATGTAGATTGCTTACCCATGGAAAAGATTAAACAAAGAGTAAAAAACCACTTGGTTAAAGAAGTAATTATAGCTTTAGATTCTACCTTAGAAGGGGAAGCTACGGCTTTATACATAAAAGAACAGCTAGCAAGCGATGTGCACATTTCTCGTTTAGCTTTTGGATTACCTATAGGAAGCTGTTTAGATTTTGTCGATGGAGGCACTCTTGCAAGATCTTTTACAGGAAGACACTCTTTTTAA